Proteins encoded within one genomic window of Mya arenaria isolate MELC-2E11 chromosome 13, ASM2691426v1:
- the LOC128214608 gene encoding uncharacterized protein LOC128214608: MDISIRSEKNKKDFIRILKETIVLSEREYVDINIECIVETYLNIAGQTLRTESANTIKTRILKVIKKLMKYMRVPTIIDLFASCGYVEIANQLKEAYFRFGSGYKEPFTRRPTITISKCKSILYFYCNHKQNIDNGILLNPKIFLQEQMDKLESELLSCSFNATKASYIFQKYICTGVLLVQLVDETIQRKELLEKLRSRCPENADTALLDVVVLGYSAFIEAVTGGPDLDMERCEGKLRQMFVISDQCSDGFIKAVSSMIAHYVNRRLHFHGYREGVTLERSLQYFERAEHFVSSDFADEHIAYGKRLTLLNNVESYLMITNDFQIDFAVPIPQTCRTKAEENLAILETNYFEGIEVRRKMIYYFCKAIVKAETDIQFALRCVRNALRLCSEGAYCESDRRNIQRYHHELAQRMRLL; this comes from the exons ATGGATATAAGCATTcgatcagaaaaaaataaaaaggattttattcgtattttaaaagaaactatTGTTTTGAGTGAGAGGGAATATGTTGATATTAATATAGAATGTATTGTAGAAACCTACCTGAATATTGCTGGACAAACTCTGCGAACAGAAAGTGCAAATACGATCAAAACAAGAATacttaaagttattaaaaaactAATGAAATACATGCGAGTTCCTACGATTATCGATCTATTCGCTTCATGTGGGTATGTAGAAATAGCAAATCAACTGAAAGAAGCTTATTTCCGATTTGGGTCTGGCTACAAAGAACCGTTCACACGTAGACCAACCATAACAATATCCAAATGCAAATCTATACTCTACTTTTACTGCAACCATAAGCAGAATATTGACAATGGTATTTTGTTAAATCCGAAGATATTTCTGCAAGAGCAAATGGACAAGTTAGAAAGTGAACTGTTATCATGCAGTTTTAACGCTACAAAAGCAAGCTACATTTTTCAGAAATACATTTGTACTGGTGTGCTTCTAGTTCAACTTGTTGATGAAACGATACAAAGAAAAGAGCTATTAGAAAAGCTGAGAAGCAGATGTCCCGAAAACGCAGACACTGCGTTGCTGGACGTTGTTGTACTAGGTTACAGCGCTTTTATTGAAGCGGTTACAGGTGGACCCGACCTAGACATGGAGCGCTGTGAAGGGAAATTGAGGCAAATGTTTGTTATCAGTGATCAATGTTCGGATGGTTTCATCAAAGCAGTATCCAGCATGATAGCTCACTACGTAAATAGAAGGCTACACTTTCATGGGTACAGGGAAGGAGTAACATTGGAAAGGTCTCTGCAGTATTTTGAAAGAGCAGAGCATTTTGTTAGCTCAGATTTTGCTGACGAACACATTGCTTATGGGAAAAGACTAACGCTTTTGAACAATGTTGAAAGTTATTTAATGATAACTAATGATTTTCAAATAGATTTTGCAGTACCAATTCCACAAACATGTCGCACGAAAGCTGAAGAAAACCTGGCTATTTTGGAAACCAACTACTTTGAAg GTATTGAGGTCAGAAGAAAAATGATCTACTATTTTTGCAAGGCGATCGTGAAAGCGGAAACTGACATTCAGTTTGCTCTGAGGTGTGTTCGCAACGCTTTAAGACTTTGTTCTGAAGGAGCGTACTGCGAGTCTGACAGAAGAAATATACAGAGGTACCACCATGAACTCGCGCAAAGAATGCGGCTTctttaa